The following coding sequences are from one Natrarchaeobaculum sulfurireducens window:
- the acs gene encoding acetate--CoA ligase — translation MSQEEADLEARLEEQDTFEPPESFVEQANVADPGIYDEFEENWPECWDQAAEFLDWEESYDEILDESTAPTYRWFTNGKLNASYNCLDRHVEDGAKNRAAIKWEGELGETRTYTYSDLLNEVNEFASALRDLGVEEDDVVTMYMPMVPELPIAMLACARIGAPHSVVFAGFSADALATRMNDADSEYLITTDGYYRRGDALDHLSKTNEGLDDVEHETTTVVVDRLGTELEHSLADGQHDYDELVDAHAGETVEPVTRDAEDMLFLMYTSGTTGKPKGVKHTTGGYLSYAAWTSHAVLDLKPEDTYWCSADIGWITGHSYILYGPLALGTTTVMYEGTPDYPEKDRFWEIIEKNRVDVFYTAPTAIRAFMKWGEEYPERHDLSSLRLLGTVGEPINPRAWKWYYEHIGGSDCPIVDTWWQTETGGHMITTLPGICEMKPGSAGPGLPGLDVQIVDGAGEEIDAGQAGYLTVQKPWPGMLRTLYRNDDRFVSEYWEEYSDPEADEWVYFPEDGAKIDEDGYITVLGRVDDVINVSGHRLGTMEIESAVVGVEGIAEAAVVGGDHDVKGEAVYVYAIPEDGREGQEASLEEAAIEGVIDSIGPIAKPEEVIFTPELPKTRSGKIMRRLLEDIASGNELGNTSTLRNPEVVDDIADQVGGN, via the coding sequence ATGTCACAGGAGGAAGCCGATCTCGAGGCACGACTCGAGGAGCAAGATACGTTCGAGCCCCCCGAGTCGTTCGTCGAGCAGGCGAACGTGGCGGATCCGGGGATATACGACGAGTTCGAAGAGAACTGGCCCGAGTGCTGGGACCAGGCAGCGGAGTTTCTCGACTGGGAAGAGTCATACGACGAGATTCTCGACGAGTCGACGGCACCGACCTACCGCTGGTTCACGAACGGAAAGCTCAACGCATCGTACAACTGCCTCGACCGACACGTCGAAGACGGCGCGAAGAACAGAGCGGCGATCAAGTGGGAGGGTGAACTCGGCGAGACGCGGACGTATACCTACAGTGACCTTCTGAACGAGGTCAACGAGTTCGCGTCCGCACTGAGAGACCTCGGCGTCGAAGAAGACGACGTCGTCACCATGTACATGCCGATGGTGCCGGAGCTCCCGATCGCGATGCTCGCGTGTGCCCGTATCGGCGCACCACACAGCGTCGTCTTCGCGGGCTTCTCTGCGGACGCGCTCGCGACCCGGATGAACGACGCCGACAGCGAATATCTGATCACCACCGATGGCTACTACCGCCGCGGTGACGCACTCGATCACCTCTCGAAGACGAACGAGGGACTCGACGACGTCGAGCACGAGACGACGACGGTCGTCGTCGACCGACTCGGCACCGAACTCGAGCACTCGCTGGCCGACGGACAGCACGACTACGACGAGTTAGTCGACGCCCACGCCGGTGAGACGGTCGAGCCAGTCACGCGAGACGCCGAAGACATGCTGTTCCTGATGTACACGTCGGGGACGACTGGCAAGCCGAAAGGCGTCAAGCACACCACTGGCGGCTACCTGTCGTATGCCGCCTGGACGTCTCATGCGGTGCTCGACCTGAAGCCCGAGGACACCTACTGGTGTTCGGCTGACATCGGCTGGATTACGGGTCACTCCTACATCCTGTACGGGCCGCTCGCGCTCGGAACGACGACGGTGATGTACGAAGGGACGCCGGACTATCCGGAGAAAGATCGGTTCTGGGAGATCATCGAGAAGAACCGCGTCGATGTCTTCTATACGGCACCGACGGCGATCCGGGCGTTCATGAAGTGGGGCGAAGAGTACCCCGAGCGCCACGACCTCTCCTCGCTGCGACTGCTGGGGACGGTCGGCGAACCGATCAACCCGCGGGCGTGGAAGTGGTACTACGAGCACATCGGTGGCAGTGACTGCCCGATCGTCGACACCTGGTGGCAGACCGAAACCGGCGGGCACATGATTACCACGCTGCCCGGTATCTGTGAGATGAAACCCGGTTCGGCTGGTCCGGGGCTGCCCGGCCTCGACGTACAGATCGTCGACGGCGCTGGCGAAGAGATCGACGCCGGTCAGGCGGGCTATCTCACCGTTCAGAAGCCATGGCCCGGCATGCTTCGAACGCTCTACCGGAACGACGACCGGTTCGTCTCCGAGTACTGGGAAGAGTACTCCGACCCCGAGGCCGACGAGTGGGTCTACTTCCCCGAAGACGGCGCGAAGATCGACGAGGACGGCTACATCACTGTCCTCGGTCGGGTCGACGACGTGATCAACGTCTCCGGGCACCGACTTGGCACCATGGAGATCGAGTCCGCCGTCGTCGGCGTGGAGGGAATCGCCGAAGCGGCAGTCGTCGGCGGCGACCACGACGTCAAAGGCGAAGCAGTCTACGTCTACGCCATCCCCGAGGACGGTCGTGAAGGCCAGGAAGCAAGCCTCGAGGAGGCGGCTATCGAGGGCGTCATCGACTCTATCGGTCCGATCGCCAAACCCGAGGAGGTAATCTTCACGCCCGAACTACCGAAGACGCGCTCGGGCAAGATCATGCGCCGATTGCTCGAGGACATCGCGAGCGGTAACGAACTCGGAAATACCTCGACCCTTCGGAATCCGGAGGTCGTCGACGACATCGCAGATCAGGTCGGAGGCAACTGA
- a CDS encoding solute symporter family protein: MIEPVVLESALDIGFKLVPTLTLAGMLILFLGVGYFFRVAAVDELWVAGRSIGSIENGMAIGANWMSAASYLGVAGLIATIGYFGLAYVVGWTTGYFILLIFMAAQFRRFGKYTAPDFVGDRFYSDWARGIAAFTTLVIAFVYAIGQASGMGLMSQYIFGLSYEVGVILLMVVTIGYVALSGMLGTTKNMAIQYIILIIAFTLGLYATGWAQGWSLAVPYLEAGPEVAEAASLEAQLVEPFAFTSYYGWIALTFSLIVGTCGLPHVLVRFYTVDNERTARWSTVWGLFFICLLYWGTATYAAFGGLLYADGPGGGSFMDMPGGDADSIVLLTAQLAELPEWLVGLVAAGAVAAALATTAGLFITASSAAAHDIYTNLYKEDATQREQMIVGRTTILGIGILTMLIGLNPPALIGELVAMSFAIAGSIFFPVFFLGLWWEKTTKEGAISGMLVGMAISFGAILNDTALPMYTGVEGAVIPELAVWLPGTASALIGVPVVFTVIIVVSVFTEEPPEDVKRLVRQCHSPEPMKKMDSAEDVAADGGTPADD; encoded by the coding sequence ATGATAGAGCCAGTCGTCCTCGAGTCTGCCCTCGACATCGGGTTCAAACTCGTGCCGACGCTGACGCTCGCAGGGATGCTCATACTGTTCCTGGGCGTCGGATACTTCTTCCGCGTTGCGGCAGTCGACGAACTGTGGGTCGCCGGTCGATCGATCGGTTCGATCGAAAACGGCATGGCAATTGGCGCGAACTGGATGAGCGCCGCGTCGTACCTCGGGGTGGCCGGACTGATTGCGACGATCGGCTACTTCGGACTGGCGTACGTCGTTGGCTGGACGACCGGGTACTTCATCCTGCTTATCTTCATGGCGGCCCAGTTCCGTCGCTTCGGGAAGTACACGGCACCCGACTTCGTCGGTGACCGGTTCTACTCCGACTGGGCGCGCGGTATCGCCGCGTTCACCACGCTCGTCATCGCGTTCGTCTACGCGATCGGACAGGCAAGCGGCATGGGTCTGATGTCCCAGTACATCTTCGGCCTCTCCTACGAGGTCGGCGTCATCCTGCTGATGGTTGTTACCATCGGTTACGTTGCCCTCTCGGGCATGCTGGGGACGACCAAGAACATGGCGATCCAGTACATCATCCTGATCATCGCCTTTACGCTCGGCCTCTACGCGACCGGCTGGGCGCAGGGCTGGTCGCTCGCCGTACCGTACTTAGAGGCCGGTCCGGAGGTCGCCGAGGCGGCGAGCCTCGAGGCCCAGCTCGTCGAACCGTTCGCGTTCACGAGCTACTACGGCTGGATCGCGCTGACGTTCAGTCTCATCGTCGGTACCTGTGGGCTACCTCACGTTCTGGTGCGGTTTTACACGGTCGACAACGAACGGACGGCCCGCTGGTCGACGGTCTGGGGGCTGTTCTTCATCTGTCTGCTCTACTGGGGTACCGCGACGTATGCGGCCTTCGGTGGGCTGCTGTACGCCGACGGCCCCGGTGGTGGCAGCTTCATGGACATGCCCGGTGGGGACGCGGACTCGATCGTTCTGTTGACAGCCCAGCTCGCGGAGCTGCCCGAGTGGCTGGTCGGACTCGTCGCTGCGGGTGCAGTTGCAGCGGCGCTCGCGACCACTGCAGGACTGTTCATCACGGCATCTTCGGCTGCCGCACACGACATCTACACGAACCTCTACAAGGAGGACGCGACCCAGCGCGAACAGATGATCGTCGGTCGGACCACGATCCTCGGCATCGGTATCCTGACGATGCTGATCGGACTCAACCCGCCGGCGCTCATCGGCGAACTCGTCGCGATGTCGTTCGCAATCGCAGGATCGATCTTCTTCCCCGTGTTCTTCCTTGGGCTCTGGTGGGAGAAAACGACGAAAGAAGGAGCGATCTCCGGGATGCTCGTCGGAATGGCGATCTCGTTCGGCGCGATCTTGAACGACACGGCACTCCCAATGTACACCGGTGTTGAAGGGGCCGTGATTCCAGAGCTGGCCGTGTGGCTGCCAGGCACCGCCTCGGCGCTCATTGGCGTTCCGGTCGTATTCACGGTCATCATCGTCGTTTCGGTGTTCACGGAAGAGCCACCAGAGGACGTCAAACGACTCGTCCGCCAGTGTCACAGCCCCGAACCGATGAAGAAGATGGACTCCGCCGAAGACGTCGCCGCTGACGGCGGCACCCCTGCAGACGACTAA
- a CDS encoding UPF0179 family protein — protein sequence MSTVTLIGTRLAEPGTEFIYQGEADGCAGCPYRSQCLNLSTDTKYRVTSVRENAQTLECAMHDDGVRAVEVEPVSVRANIHGKGAFAGSKTSLPGPCPYIECPSHEFCDPDGVEFDEEYRIREILGEPPHDVCHLDRSLELVELDVED from the coding sequence ATGTCGACCGTGACCCTCATCGGAACCCGGCTGGCCGAGCCGGGGACCGAGTTTATCTACCAGGGCGAAGCCGACGGCTGTGCCGGCTGTCCATACCGGAGTCAGTGTCTCAATCTGTCGACCGATACGAAGTATCGCGTCACGTCGGTCCGCGAAAACGCCCAGACCCTCGAGTGTGCGATGCACGATGATGGCGTCAGAGCCGTCGAGGTCGAACCTGTCTCGGTCCGTGCGAACATCCACGGCAAGGGAGCGTTCGCCGGCAGCAAGACGAGCCTTCCAGGCCCGTGTCCGTACATCGAGTGTCCCAGCCACGAGTTCTGTGACCCCGACGGCGTCGAGTTCGACGAGGAGTACCGCATCCGCGAGATCCTCGGTGAACCGCCACACGACGTCTGCCATCTCGACCGCTCGCTCGAGCTGGTCGAACTCGACGTCGAAGACTGA
- a CDS encoding DUF4212 domain-containing protein produces the protein MSDNTNQNSTDVAETDGGVKTEAYLDKEINLFKPATPFMRDNLRAMWGLFALWAIIVFGPTTAILFAPEFMTGTEVLGGFPLHFFITAVVTPLGALVLSAVYAFQRDRLDTKYGISHEDEEDAETGAVAADGGEQ, from the coding sequence ATGTCAGACAATACCAACCAGAATTCGACGGACGTTGCCGAGACAGACGGCGGCGTGAAGACGGAAGCGTACCTCGATAAGGAAATAAATTTATTCAAGCCAGCGACGCCGTTCATGCGGGACAACCTGCGTGCGATGTGGGGATTGTTCGCGCTGTGGGCGATCATCGTCTTCGGACCGACGACGGCGATCCTGTTCGCCCCGGAGTTCATGACCGGGACGGAGGTGCTCGGTGGATTCCCGCTACACTTCTTCATTACGGCGGTCGTGACCCCGCTCGGGGCACTCGTGCTGTCGGCGGTTTATGCGTTCCAGCGCGACCGGCTCGATACAAAGTACGGCATCAGTCACGAAGACGAAGAAGACGCCGAGACAGGGGCAGTGGCCGCCGACGGGGGTGAACAATGA
- a CDS encoding DUF5820 family protein gives MSDIPALPAAWDVWADGDDGRLVLAYRPDVFNADSFPAACLPTLYVTHGRRTRRPGRNPTDTTAADDWFVTFYLEPDVTVEDGRRFPDRDDALEYASELATRFAAGDLEYRSCYQVPRDRYLERLDDLTGRDDG, from the coding sequence ATGAGCGACATCCCGGCACTACCGGCAGCGTGGGACGTCTGGGCAGACGGTGACGACGGTCGACTCGTCCTCGCCTATCGTCCGGACGTCTTTAACGCCGATTCCTTCCCGGCTGCGTGTCTCCCCACGCTATACGTCACCCATGGCCGCCGGACCCGACGCCCCGGCCGCAACCCGACCGATACGACCGCGGCCGACGACTGGTTCGTCACGTTCTACTTAGAGCCAGACGTCACCGTCGAGGACGGCCGACGATTCCCGGACCGAGACGACGCACTCGAGTACGCAAGCGAGTTGGCGACGCGTTTTGCCGCTGGCGACCTCGAGTATCGCAGTTGCTATCAGGTTCCTCGCGACAGATATCTCGAGCGACTGGACGATCTCACCGGTCGTGACGACGGCTGA
- a CDS encoding bacterio-opsin activator domain-containing protein yields the protein MSLEAAADAVLSRRQYESLLDAAETYREALVVRLCGEVGLRPAELAGLTIGDVEQVRMDPPRYLVRVPSIGEREGRTSYLPTTVERELRRYARSNDLAAEDRIFSVTPRRLQMLVADVAKRAADLFDTPSLADVSSGDLRHYFAHRSLVDHDVNPRIVKSAGGWQSFEALEPYFPQPSDVEIVDAFDTVERPSGPDRNRSGSRSGPMVSDDSVIRLLLAASDRYALIRLDEDGYVERWNRSGASLFGYRAGEIVGTHVSTFYPDEAVEDGAPERTLATAVEESGYETEGWRVHKDGSRFRATEVISPLRNDRGRHRGYAVFVRDVSTHYEALEAIEAERDALERQIAIGRGQRALTRALLGSTDHGEVETRTCEALASSEAYEFAWIDRTTFTDRHSEWRAAAGIGPGAVDRLVPDEWVDAPTTEVDDGSLDAAPTDDATPMVNVATEVSSDLGGDRFDGTLARVSLSYGDTVYGSLSVATTRPNAFDGEERQWLETIGRQVGYAITAVRRRNLLLSDRVVELEIACRDEESFFVAASQELECRFELDSLVPVSESTQLYYLRLEGTPPADVFDRAEADPGIADYRLIETYEDGWRVEFVVEGSSPTLTLTEYGVTVVDAVFDTGTAMVTGECAADADLRTILNGLRAAFPASELIGKREAERTVQTAREFREGLEDRLTDRQEAALRAAYFGGYYDWPRESTAEEVADAMGISSPTLHNHLRKGQHELLRTFFDDPAEGAVGESTR from the coding sequence ATGTCACTCGAGGCGGCTGCCGACGCCGTCCTCTCGCGCCGCCAGTACGAGTCACTGCTTGACGCCGCGGAAACCTACCGTGAGGCGCTAGTCGTCAGGCTCTGTGGGGAAGTCGGACTCCGGCCCGCAGAGCTCGCCGGGCTCACGATCGGCGACGTCGAGCAGGTTCGGATGGACCCGCCACGATATCTCGTGCGGGTGCCATCGATCGGCGAGCGTGAAGGGCGGACCAGCTATTTGCCGACGACCGTCGAGCGCGAACTGCGCCGCTACGCCCGGAGTAACGACCTCGCTGCTGAAGACCGAATCTTTTCGGTCACACCACGCCGACTCCAGATGCTCGTCGCCGATGTCGCCAAACGGGCCGCCGATCTGTTCGACACCCCGTCGCTGGCCGACGTCTCCTCGGGCGATCTCCGACACTACTTCGCCCATCGGTCCCTGGTCGATCACGACGTCAACCCTCGAATCGTCAAGTCTGCCGGCGGCTGGCAGAGCTTCGAGGCCCTCGAGCCGTATTTTCCCCAGCCGAGTGATGTAGAGATCGTCGACGCCTTCGACACCGTCGAGCGACCTTCAGGACCCGACCGCAACCGGTCTGGATCACGATCCGGACCAATGGTGAGCGACGACAGCGTAATCAGGCTGTTGCTCGCTGCCAGCGATCGATACGCGCTGATCCGGCTCGACGAGGACGGCTACGTCGAGCGCTGGAACCGAAGCGGTGCCTCACTGTTCGGCTACCGCGCCGGCGAGATCGTCGGCACGCACGTCTCTACGTTTTACCCCGACGAAGCCGTCGAAGACGGAGCCCCCGAACGGACCCTGGCTACAGCGGTCGAGGAGTCCGGATACGAGACGGAGGGGTGGCGAGTGCACAAGGATGGGTCCCGATTCCGCGCGACCGAAGTCATCTCTCCGCTTCGGAACGACCGGGGACGCCACCGCGGTTACGCCGTCTTCGTTCGTGACGTCTCGACTCACTACGAGGCTCTCGAGGCAATCGAAGCCGAACGCGACGCACTCGAGCGTCAGATTGCGATCGGCCGCGGCCAGCGAGCGCTCACACGGGCGTTGCTCGGATCGACTGACCACGGAGAAGTAGAAACGCGCACGTGTGAGGCGCTGGCCAGCAGCGAGGCCTACGAGTTCGCCTGGATCGACCGGACGACGTTCACGGACCGACACAGCGAGTGGCGAGCCGCGGCTGGCATTGGACCCGGCGCAGTCGACCGACTCGTCCCCGATGAGTGGGTCGACGCGCCGACAACAGAAGTCGACGACGGCTCGCTCGACGCTGCACCGACCGACGACGCGACACCGATGGTCAACGTCGCAACCGAGGTCAGCAGCGATCTCGGAGGTGATCGGTTCGATGGCACCCTCGCGCGCGTGAGTCTCTCGTACGGCGATACGGTCTACGGAAGTCTCTCGGTGGCGACGACCAGACCGAACGCATTCGACGGCGAAGAACGACAGTGGCTCGAGACGATCGGCAGGCAGGTCGGCTACGCGATCACCGCAGTTCGCCGGCGGAACCTCCTGCTGTCCGACCGTGTCGTCGAACTCGAGATCGCCTGTCGAGACGAGGAGTCGTTTTTCGTCGCCGCCTCCCAGGAACTCGAGTGTCGATTCGAGCTCGATTCACTCGTCCCGGTTTCGGAGTCGACCCAGTTGTACTACCTCCGTCTCGAAGGGACACCGCCGGCTGACGTGTTCGACCGTGCCGAGGCAGATCCGGGCATTGCAGACTACCGGTTGATCGAGACCTACGAGGATGGGTGGCGTGTCGAGTTCGTCGTCGAGGGATCGTCACCGACGCTGACGCTGACCGAGTACGGCGTCACGGTCGTTGACGCGGTCTTCGATACCGGAACGGCGATGGTGACGGGCGAGTGTGCCGCCGACGCCGACCTGCGGACGATACTCAACGGACTGCGGGCCGCATTCCCGGCTTCTGAACTCATCGGAAAGCGAGAGGCCGAACGGACCGTCCAGACCGCTCGCGAGTTCCGCGAAGGCCTCGAGGATCGGCTGACCGACCGCCAGGAGGCCGCGTTGCGAGCCGCGTATTTCGGCGGTTACTACGACTGGCCCCGCGAGAGCACGGCCGAAGAGGTCGCCGACGCGATGGGGATTTCATCACCGACGCTTCACAACCACCTTCGGAAAGGCCAGCACGAACTCCTCCGAACGTTTTTCGACGACCCGGCAGAGGGGGCCGTCGGCGAGTCGACCAGGTGA
- a CDS encoding universal stress protein, which yields MYDSILVPTDGSAVAENAVDHAIDIASQYDADVHALYVVDLDAMDVAVGTEQIDRFRQGDLSDLPELEQRARNATDYVAEQASEHGLEVTEAIVAGNPRKRIADYGEEHDIDMVVMGSAGRGGVRRMLLGSVAERTLRATTIPVLVVDARED from the coding sequence ATGTACGACAGTATACTCGTCCCGACAGATGGAAGCGCAGTCGCCGAGAACGCCGTCGATCACGCGATCGACATCGCCTCGCAGTACGACGCGGACGTCCACGCCTTGTACGTGGTCGACCTCGACGCGATGGACGTCGCCGTCGGCACCGAACAGATCGACCGCTTCAGGCAGGGCGACCTGAGCGATCTGCCCGAACTCGAGCAACGGGCCCGTAATGCCACCGACTACGTGGCCGAACAAGCCAGTGAGCACGGACTCGAGGTAACCGAAGCGATCGTCGCGGGCAACCCGCGGAAACGAATCGCAGACTACGGTGAAGAACACGACATCGACATGGTCGTGATGGGGTCGGCCGGCCGCGGTGGCGTCCGTCGGATGCTACTCGGCAGCGTCGCCGAACGGACGCTCCGGGCGACGACCATCCCGGTCCTCGTCGTCGACGCTCGCGAGGACTGA
- the acs gene encoding acetate--CoA ligase — MDNRNGWERTNSALTGTTHRPPGSFVDQANVTNESIHREFDAEWPACWDRAAALLEWDQPYETILEDDNPPFYRWFTGGELNASYNCIDRHLETGRKTHAAIRWEGKQGERETYTYQDLAVEVNELAAALQGLGVGADDIVTIYLPMIPELPIAMLACARIGAPHSVVFAGFSADALATRMAAADSEFLITCDGYYRRGDAFNQKSKVDNACLSLDHDVRTVVVDRLGEDLPHVLGDDEWDYHDLQQRYAGERVDPVSRDAEDMLFLMYTSGTTGEPKGVVHTTGGYLAHVAWTTHAVLDVKPEDTYWCAADIGWITGHSYIVYGPLALGTTTVMYEGSPDYPDRDRLWEIVDRNAVDVFYTAPTAIRAFMKWGEEYPGRHDLSSLRLLGTVGEPISPRPWAWYRDHVGDGECPVVDTWWQTETGAVMLSTLPGVDEMKPGAAGPPLPGTDVRVVDANGREVDPGETGYLTLASPWPGMARTLYDGDDRFRSEYWNRFSDAEAGEWRYFSGDTATIDEDGYVTVLGRVDDVINVAGRRLSTMEIEGAVTDVDGVAETAVVGRSSECDGTEIYVYVSTERSVDADGAVRDAIVENVESAIGPFARPSEIVFTPELPKTRSGKIMRRLLEDVANGEELGDTSALRNPEIVGEIQTERGDH, encoded by the coding sequence ATGGATAATCGGAACGGCTGGGAGCGGACGAACTCAGCCCTGACCGGCACGACCCATCGCCCTCCAGGTTCGTTCGTCGACCAGGCGAACGTCACGAACGAGTCGATTCACCGTGAGTTCGATGCCGAGTGGCCGGCGTGTTGGGACCGAGCAGCCGCGTTGCTCGAGTGGGACCAGCCGTACGAGACGATTCTCGAGGACGACAATCCTCCCTTTTACCGGTGGTTCACCGGCGGCGAACTGAACGCCTCGTACAACTGCATCGACCGACATCTCGAGACGGGGCGGAAGACCCACGCAGCGATCCGGTGGGAGGGAAAGCAGGGCGAACGCGAGACGTACACCTACCAGGATCTGGCGGTCGAGGTCAACGAGCTCGCCGCCGCCTTGCAGGGACTCGGCGTCGGCGCGGACGACATCGTGACGATCTATCTCCCGATGATTCCGGAACTCCCCATCGCGATGCTCGCGTGTGCCCGTATCGGCGCACCACACAGCGTCGTCTTCGCGGGCTTTTCGGCGGACGCACTCGCGACCCGAATGGCCGCAGCCGACAGCGAGTTCCTGATCACCTGTGATGGGTACTATCGACGTGGCGATGCGTTCAACCAGAAGAGCAAGGTCGACAACGCGTGTCTCTCACTCGACCACGACGTCCGGACAGTCGTCGTCGACCGACTGGGCGAAGACCTCCCACACGTGTTGGGCGACGACGAGTGGGACTACCACGACCTTCAGCAGCGTTATGCTGGCGAGCGCGTCGATCCGGTGTCGCGTGACGCCGAGGACATGCTGTTTCTGATGTATACCTCCGGGACGACGGGCGAACCGAAAGGCGTCGTTCACACGACGGGCGGCTATCTCGCACACGTCGCGTGGACGACCCACGCGGTTCTCGACGTCAAGCCCGAAGACACCTACTGGTGTGCAGCGGATATCGGCTGGATCACGGGCCACTCCTACATCGTCTACGGCCCGCTCGCGCTCGGGACGACGACGGTCATGTACGAAGGCTCTCCGGATTACCCGGATCGCGACCGGCTCTGGGAAATCGTCGACCGGAACGCAGTCGACGTCTTCTATACGGCACCGACGGCGATCCGCGCGTTCATGAAGTGGGGCGAAGAGTACCCCGGTCGCCACGACCTCTCCTCGCTGCGACTGCTCGGGACGGTCGGCGAACCGATCAGTCCTCGGCCGTGGGCGTGGTACCGCGACCACGTCGGTGACGGCGAGTGTCCGGTCGTCGACACCTGGTGGCAGACCGAAACGGGTGCCGTGATGCTCTCGACGCTGCCCGGCGTCGACGAGATGAAACCCGGAGCCGCAGGGCCGCCGTTGCCCGGAACCGACGTCAGAGTCGTCGACGCGAACGGTCGAGAAGTCGATCCCGGTGAGACGGGCTATCTGACACTCGCCAGTCCCTGGCCTGGAATGGCACGTACACTCTACGACGGCGACGACCGCTTTCGATCGGAGTACTGGAATCGCTTCTCGGATGCTGAAGCCGGTGAGTGGCGCTACTTCAGCGGTGACACGGCGACCATCGACGAGGACGGCTACGTTACCGTCCTCGGCCGAGTCGACGACGTAATTAACGTCGCCGGCCGCCGACTGAGCACGATGGAAATCGAAGGCGCGGTAACCGACGTCGACGGCGTCGCCGAAACCGCCGTCGTCGGCCGCTCGAGCGAGTGCGACGGGACCGAAATCTACGTCTACGTGAGCACTGAACGCAGCGTCGATGCAGACGGGGCGGTTCGGGACGCGATCGTCGAGAACGTCGAGAGCGCGATCGGCCCGTTCGCGCGCCCGAGCGAGATCGTCTTTACGCCCGAACTGCCGAAGACGCGCTCGGGAAAGATCATGCGCCGACTGCTCGAGGACGTCGCCAACGGTGAGGAACTCGGCGATACGAGCGCGCTTCGAAACCCGGAGATCGTCGGTGAAATCCAGACGGAGCGCGGCGACCACTGA